The sequence GTAAGATGCGATTGCTCCACTTCACAATCCCGAGGTTGGGGTCTAACAAAATCCGTTTTCATCCAAAAGAAGTTGCGTAAACTTTGATTTCTTAAGAAAAACATGTCGAATGTGGAAAATTGTGCTTTGAAAGCTGTTCCGGTTATCAATAGCAgaccaaatttgaatttcgaatgGTATGTAGCAAAGTGTAAagtaatgttttaaaattacaaagtcTCATCATggtcatttatttttgtttgaaaaatacaaattgtaCCAATTCATTCATGAATTTTTGTCACGTGTAGACTTTCGGAGTTCGTAACGTGTTTCTATAATTAGGGTCCACCCAGTAGATTGAACACGTCATCcattagtttgaaaatgaaaataaacgGCACGCCGGAAGTTAAAAATGATTGCACATACGTGGATGCTTGAAaccgtaaatttttttttggtttaataaatttccaagATTTTTCCGCTGACAAAAAACCCAATAGGTATTTTagttaaattgtttaaattttcatatgccaaaattttttggtaaaaatggatttgttttaattaacaTTCAATACTATAATAATATTTCACTAGTTTTGAAGTAGAACTACCGATACATATCTTTTCTCTTGTTGTGCTGTTCTTCATTTCATAATATTTGTTCCTCATTATAATTTTGTCACATGGTACTTTGTGCTTAACTGACAAAAAAGTCTTCTTATTTCGTTTCATTTTAGCTAATGTTTTCAACAACTTTTATATTTGTGTTGCATTTTGGTTGAACAAAAGCggatattttcgattttgacattttttccagacatATTATGAACTACTGATAAAACTAgactatttttataaaaagtcTTACATAGTTCTACAAAATGTCTCTAAACCGTCCGTGCAACTTCTACAGTGCTCGCccgcatttttgaaaaatcctcaAATCTACTGAGACTAGAGCAAACTGCAATAATAATCTGAAACATATTCTTCATTTCTTTacagaactttcaaaaattctgatggtttttggttttatagAACAGTATGTAAAATCATAAgaggtttttgaaactttaacaaagttaaaaaaaaattaacggaaCTTAATGGAACTTAAAACCAACTGACTATAAAATTGCGAACAGTTTATATTTTTGCACCCaattgttttcataaaataccACATCgttcgttttttgttttgcttttgGCGAGAGGCCTTGTATATCGAAAATCGTTTTACAAACAAGCGTAATAATGAAAACTCGGTGAAATAGAAACCCAATATAAGATATTCGATAGATTTCAATCTTTGACCCTCTGGATAAGATCTTTCCTATTCTGGATGAGTGTAATGAACAGTGTGGTACTTTTTGACACAATATATTACAAACGAAACAGAAGAGTTCGATTAATCATATTGTTTAACAGTTTAAAAGTATGTTTTCAAGGAGCTTGTTATTTATACACTCCCTGGTTTTCTGTTTTCATCACTTTTCCCCAATCCTATTTTCATTTCTATTTTCtcatatatttttggattatttcTCGTTTCCTTCCTGCGCCTACTCTTCCGTTCCTTTTCATGATACTAtacatctaaaaataattatttgcatAAAATCATGTGCTCACGtgttagaaaaattatatgcaTTGATATACTGCATTTAGTagtgtatttaaaaatatattagctgacataattttatggaaaattagCTGTCATTATTACTACCAGTGAActtctctttcttttcctACGTCACGTTATTATAGCAGCTGTaatgtatatttaaaaaagcttgttgattcaaaattctgaagatttttcaaattcagtttCATAAACTTTTGTGCAATAACCTGGATTTTTTGTCACGTGATAGTTAATTCCTTTATAGATGGCTCATACAGTGTTTCCATTCAATGATTATTTTCGGGTCACTTTCAATGGTTCACTTCTTCCTTCTCAGAGTCAATCCGGCGAAATCATACCTCCAGTATTCTCAGATTCGCGTAGGTTTCtaatattttgcaaatattcACGTCTCATCCATTTTGGGctggaaaagttttaaagtcGCATATTAACGTGCGACATGTCACTCTATATTCCATGGTGTCCATGGACGAACCATCGCcagccaaaatttcagaacttatTATAAGTTTgtatgtgaaaaatgtttcacacAAAATAAGTTTatatcagttgaaaattttgtttcggTCATTCACATTTAACCTGAGAATCaagacatttaaaaaatcataacaatacaaaatttcaattataattCATATAGCTTGCattaagctaaaaaaaatcgataaacaaTATGTGACGCAAACACGGGGTTCTGCCTGCTCTCATATTTTTAGATGTAGGATTAGATAATTTTGACTCTGCCACGGCCGGGCTATTGCCCACGCGTTTTGTGTGCCGTTGCGGTTcggttttcaagaaaaaagtgtgTCCGTGTagagtacacgacactttccTATGTGTAGTCGACGGCGAATTTCGGCTAATTATCACTTTATTTTGAGTAGTTTGATAGTTTATTCCGCATTGTTTTATATAGAATCAAAAGTATTTTGTCAATAAGTAgacaaaaacaaatgtttgtGAATATATCCACAGAATATTTACCTTGACCAAGGTTAAAACTTAAACTAAATTATTGATACTTGCAAAATAGTATGATAGTCatagaaaaattaacttccgttctttttctgaaaatatgttgacgaaataaaaatttaggctgtatttgagcaatttttaatagcacaatttttcaactgctATAAAGCATGTTTCATAAATTATTtagaatctttaaaaatacaattgatTTGCTAATAAGCAATTTGCGGTTTTAAGAAAGGCAACAATTTTGCTACTCAAACTTATTTCAGCTCTCAAAACAATTGTATTGGAGGACGCACCGAGTATTCCTAATTGGAGAAACAAAGGTAACTTAATTTTTCCAGTAACAATTacttttgaattcaaaacttcagaaaactCTACCTTATTAAAACCATCcctttttattgcaaattttgaaagtaagTCTGTGCTCAACATACAATTGCATTCTACTCAATTGACTCCTTCACCAACACCCCCAGaagaaaatcgtaaaaattacAACTGCTCTTTTCCTGAGGTAAGCTCTCCAGTTTTGAAGTacaactttccaatttttcagacaacaaACAATAATACAGACGCCAAATATCTCAATTCATCAGAGGCAACAACAGAGAGAACATTTCAAGCgtagataatttttcaaaattttaattagtgAAATTTgttaacttgaaaatttgttcatttttactCTTCAATTCATTGAATAAGTTTTGAACTAAACCAATTGTAACACCAACAGTTGCCTTCGTGTTTCATGAATTGggaaattggcatttttccatatttcttGAACAGtgaagtattaaaaaataaagatagcaaactttggaaattggaagttagtttggaaaaaacttaAGAACAACACCAATCATCACTTTAacttgaagaaaatatagaaatatataaaactTATGTATTTATGGAAACATATTTATTCCATCAAGTTGACATTTcactgagaaaaaattcacagggacaatttttagaaatttaagaTACGAAATGTATAACAAATAAAGCTTATGAGCTTTCCGAAAAACAATATACTTCATTGTACTCATACTCCTCATCACATTCCAAACATTCAAAACCAGCCATTTCATCGACTGCTGGATATGTtgttttagctttttttgcGGCTGGTCTCATGttatcattttctgaaagtgaAAATCCATGTTTTTAAATCAAAGAAGCTATAATGCTTACCAAAGTGTTGAGAACGTTTAAGATTCTCGGCAGATTCTTTTCTTTGTTTATTAATAAAATCTTCACACGCAAAAATACAGTTTGTCAGAATGTTGTATGGAAAAGTATACAAATGAGCAGTGACAGTGTCGTTGAAACAATTTGGTTTCAAGTTTCCTTGTGCGTGccctgaaagttgaaaattataggGAAACGATttgtaattctcaaaattgtttttttaatttaaaaaattactgaaactCCGTGTACTCATTTCATATGACCTTATtctattagttttttaaactgaaaaatataaaatatttacaatttgacttttaattttttagtccGCTATTTTTACATGTACATAACACGaacacttaaaaataaaagattttgaacaaattataacttagtaaaaaaataaagtaaataaGCCTTCTCAACTTTTATGGGGTGAAAAgacaaacatttgaaaagtaTGTATTGTTAGTAGAATCTCGTGggtataaaatttgaaaaaaaaaacttgcccTGTTGTAATCTgataacaaattttaaagttgtaaGCATACAAACGACCTCTTCTGGAGCCAGTAAAAATTGTCCTATAAAGTTGTACAAGTCACTGGCAGACATGAGCCGCACTGGAAgcaaatttatatattttcaaaactaattaaCAGCTTTACTTACGGTGCTCCTGAAAACGATCGAGCCCATGAGCATGCCGGTGTCTTGGCATATTTACaatactgaaaaatacaacaattAGTTATTCTTCCTAAGATTTTACATGAAAAGctgacaaaaatcaatattcagCACATTCGAATAGCGCGTGTAGACGACGACATAAAAGTGAGACTGAGAGATTGGAGGCACGAGAGAAACATATACTGCATCTTGGTGTTCGCGCTCGAACCACAATGGAAGTGTAGTGAAAGTGTAAAGAacattgttgttttctaagcATTGAATGATTTGGGAACGATTTAAAACACTTATTATTTGTGAAACAGGTTAAGTAAGATATATGTATGTTGTATTTGGATAGCTCAAAAAGGCAAAATTCTTCTTAACATAGCTGGAAATcagcaataaaaaatgacttcatatgCAACCGAAtctatatgtttttttttagtttaggCAGTTGCCATTTGAAGTACAAATATTTTCCGACAAGTTCAAAAAGTCAGAATTGCCCTCCCTCAATGAGAACGTTGGAACCAAAATACAAAATGATGTCAAAATCATGTTGCACAACTacacaaaactttaaatatcaACACTGCCTGttgccgaaaatgttgaaaaccaTTTGCATGGTACTATCAATCACTAAATATcataaattgtttcattttttggaagctTTTTTATTTCGAGTCTGAACGCAGAACACTCAGTTTTCCCTGTTTTTACAAACATCAAAAACGCAACAGGCAGTGTtgatatttaaagttttgtgtAGTTGTGCAACtattgtttatatttttactcagaatttcaaatattgcaATCTAATCATATCAGTACAATTTTATACTTTCAAGCACTCCTTCACtcagatattcggaatcagtgGCAAATTTAGAGTCATTTAacaatatttcccagatttcggtaccccacctttaacTAAATTGGCCCCCCATCAATGATCACGTTTTATCAGTCACACATATGTAGACTATAAAGCAATTACGCAACgataaaaaactggaaatgtTGTTTTAATCAAGTGCAGGCCATAAATAATTAATCTGACGCTTCTCAAGAAAACTCCAGAAAAGATAATGATGAACAAGATACCAACAGCTTCTCTCCATTTTCCAGCTAAATGGATATTATAcgagtttttcattttcagaacagtggaaaaaatttagggTACTTGTGTAATGCATGCCCTTATTTTCATGAAGATTTTTCACACATAAATTATCATTTACCGTGACCGAGAATCAAAAAGATTTGTCTCTAATATATGACATTTACCATTTCTTAACGTAAAATGGCTTAATGGCTTGATACGTTTCCTTCtcaattttgatgttttctaacctttctttttcaattttatctcCGATTGGTTAATatagaaatttagaaacaaaagCAAGTTTCAAACTTCTCCGGAACTCAgctttttttcgaagaattgGAAACctgaattttgagaaactcCATAGAATATctccagaattaaaaaaaattgtcagaaaccgagaaaatcatttaaaaatttgtaataaatgaaaaataaaaagaatgcCACGAAAATAactgcagaaaaaattcatagtGCTCAcggtaaaaatgaaataatcattttgaaagtgagggcatgtaatacacatgTACCAATTTTAGTTATGGGGTTATTAtagtaatgttgcaaaatgtgtttaaacacatttatgacgtcacagctgtgttaaaatacatgtttttaagTATTTCAAAACAGATGTGAAggcatttttctacacttttaaattttccgaagcTACTTGAATAACACCATTGTCTCGAGGCGTTTGTACCAAATAAGGAACtaacttataaaaaaatttgcataacattttatttctcattatcaaaattgaactgaaaatgaGAGTAAAAACAATGGTTATAATAATAAGTGACACATGGGAGATCTGACTATGCGGCCATGTGTTAGATAAACTTTTGTAGTACatatattcacaaaatttgaaacaaaaagtagTATAGTGTAAAGCATAATTATATAAAATCCGTTTTCAAAATCTCGTTGACATCCCGTGTAATGTTTCCTTGACAACGGTTAAATTTAGCAAACACCATTGCACCTCCTTTGCGTTTTGAATGCGCGGAAAAGCACACGGAGCCTTTGATAACAGTGTACTTCCATTCAGCGGAGGCAGCAGGATAGGACATGTTTTCTCTTTCAGAgaaatttgtgttttgaattaatttaaataGTTGTTGTCCGAGATGGTGAAGAAGATCGTTTTCACTTGGTGAACCTAAAAATCGCAAATGACAAGAAAAAGCTTTGAGATTAACGCACCttcaaattgaatattaaTCTTGTTGATTCCATCTTTACAGAAACGTCGCAAAATATGTGGAATCCAaatgggaaattcaaaaattcctttttcaaaaacaacattGATTAATGTTTTATTGTCAACTTCAGCTAAAAGCTGGGTAGtctttattgttatttttgctTCCTTCTCTATTTCTGAAGGAGCCCATGCACAATGATCCAAAAGCGACATCATTAGTTCAGGGGATTTGTTCAAAAAGCAGTTGAAGAAATTGTCGAGTTGATCTGaagattttaataaatttattgaataccTAATTGTTTTCAACTTAATTTGTTTTAGGTTATCTTTATTATTACATGGCGGTCACTTGTAAAAtgaactcaattttttgcaaaatcgtATATCGtccttcaaaaaaacataattaaaatgctcaaaaacgaTTATTAGTGtttttcgtagaaaaaaaaaaacaacaactaacaaaatattttattaatagTTTTTCACAATATTACACTTTTCCCAATAGTTACGAAGTAAAACACGgattcagttaaaattttaaaattgttcaacagAGTTCCTGTTTCCCAAACTGTGAAAAGAACTGTGTTTCATCAGACCATGtagaaatgaaaatgtatGGATTCTGacttatgtttttttaaagttttctgatCATACATGTAATATTCTATCAATACAAAGACTtactattttttagaaataaaaccCATTGTGCTTGATTCACTTTGGCATAATTGGTGACTACTTGGCGAATTGATTTCAGGAACAACGATTCTAACGGATC comes from Caenorhabditis elegans chromosome X and encodes:
- the F44A6.3 gene encoding uncharacterized protein (Confirmed by transcript evidence), with product MAHTVFPFNDYFRVTFNGSLLPSQSQSGEIIPPVFSDSPLKTIVLEDAPSIPNWRNKENSTLLKPSLFIANFESKSVLNIQLHSTQLTPSPTPPEENRKNYNCSFPETTNNNTDAKYLNSSEATTERTFQA
- the F44A6.4 gene encoding uncharacterized protein (Confirmed by transcript evidence), whose product is MPRHRHAHGLDRFQEHLRLMSASDLYNFIGQFLLAPEEVVCMLTTLKFVIRLQQGHAQGNLKPNCFNDTVTAHLYTFPYNILTNCIFACEDFINKQRKESAENLKRSQHFENDNMRPAAKKAKTTYPAVDEMAGFECLECDEEYEYNEVYCFSESS
- the F44A6.5 gene encoding FBA_2 domain-containing protein (Confirmed by transcript evidence) codes for the protein MLSAQQKTCIALVVGNLPVSLKDSPIIMDVADESKRHIMGGDPLESLFLKSIRQVVTNYAKVNQAQWVLFLKNNQLDNFFNCFLNKSPELMMSLLDHCAWAPSEIEKEAKITIKTTQLLAEVDNKTLINVVFEKGIFEFPIWIPHILRRFCKDGINKINIQFEGSPSENDLLHHLGQQLFKLIQNTNFSERENMSYPAASAEWKYTVIKGSVCFSAHSKRKGGAMVFAKFNRCQGNITRDVNEILKTDFI